In the Brettanomyces nanus chromosome 1, complete sequence genome, GCCataattcttcatcatcaggTAATGTTGAACATGATGAGTTATAATGATCGCTAATTGTATAGTTAATCCAACTTAATTATCGTATTAAATCAAGTAAAATGGATGGACCATCTCTCCACTGCACGTAATTTTTTTGGTGGACCCGCGTCCTTTTTCTAAGGAGAGTTTCTCTGAATTGGCACACCTTGCGAACTGTAGAACAGTATCAGCTGTTCATTTCTCTATAGTACAAAATGCCAACCATTGATCCGGAGTTACTGGCTCCTCTCTTTAAGATCTCGGAtattcttttgaagagaccAGGCAAAGTTAGTATTGATTCAATCAAGAGGCTCTCAAACATATATGGATTTGAGACATTTACTGATACGCTTGCATTGGAAAACAACGGCAAGGAAGGTGACGTGAAAAATAACCTTGTGTACAATCTGAGTTCGCACTCAGGATCACCAATTAACGCAAGAGAAGTGGGCCTCCTCGTGGATCGATTGTCCCTTAGTGGAAAGATCTTGCTTATTGATATAGACTTCCTTGAAGGTATAGTGAATAACGTTTCCATATCGAGCGCAATCAACTTGCAACCTATAGACGGCGAAGTATATGACTTCTTGGAAGGCTGGAATGGCGTGGAGCCCGTTGAAAATATCCTCTTAAGCAATCTTCGATGCAATACATTGGACCAGTTCAACAAGAATTTGAGAATTCTCAGCCAGTTTGACCGATTGTCGCTGAATCCCCCCAATGActtgttcaattttttCAGCCAGTTGACCTACAACTTGGTGACTGTTCATAAgtatcaagaaaagaagcttgagGAGCATCAACAAGATTTTACCAACGATCCATCCTGTGCATTAAATGGAGATGAAGTGACCCGAAACTTTAACGAGGGATACTTCGGTTTGGGGAAGATCTTACTGAATCAGCAGACGAAAATTGGATTGTTTTTGAAAATATGGGAGGACAATAGATTCGTAAACAGATACttagatgaaaagaagggtGTCAAAACTAGAGAGGTACTCACGCCGTAtttcatccacttcaaGATTACTGAAAATATCCGGAACGATACTGGAGAGgataaggatgaagataaagagacAGGAGGTGTATCAGCGGTGACCATAACATCTGCTGTAGGCGTGGAAACAACTCCACATTCAATTACTAATGGCGTTTCTGCAACTGGCGATGTATCTACTGTTGATACCATGGATGAAACCCCAGAAACCACAAAATCGGCTGAGAGTAGCGGGATTAAAGTTCGTTGGTTTGACAACGGAGATTGGCTGATAAATGCTAACGATACTGCCTTGAATTCTAACTTGAACTCGCTAGTTCTTGAATTATGCCCCAGTATATGGATTCCTCAGGATCTTCTGATGGAATTTGGATTACAAGATTATGAGGTCCGCACCACGGATAAcgatttcttcaacaacaatcAACAGGACTTTGATGACCTCAATTTGGATAAATTTTATTCTCGAATCAACAAAAATCACGCTATAGAATTAAGGCTTGAAAGTGGAAAGACAATAAGAGTCACCTACCTAATAGGATGTCCTATGGTCAAAATCTTTAAGATTACATTTGGTCGTCTCACCAAGTTATGCGATCTTGTTAATTCGCTTAGGAACTGGTGTCTCCTAAATAGCTTGATGCGCAATTTATTGGAGCATAGAGCAAAAGATATGGAAATTGAAGCAATATCCAATGCGGAGGAGAATGGAACTAGCATTGCGGAAGCTATCCCTAGTGTAGTTGCTGGAGATACCACTACCACTACGAAAACCACGGTATCCTCAACTACGGATGATACAAGTGGCGAAAAAGAGGATCTAGGAGAAATGGTTGAAGATCTTAGATTGGATGATGTGATGAAAGAGTATGCAAGCTTATTGGATCAGGATAGGACGGATGATGTCTCTTCCGAAAATGGATCAGCCCCAGACTTACTCTCCATCGAGGATCTTGAATCTGACGAGATTGCTCTCATTAAGGGTAACGATACTATGAAAATCAAAGACGGAATGGTCTACTCAAAAGACAAGGAAAACGTTAGAATGGCAGAAATTCTAACCAAGACAGAACAGTTGGTGGAAATATTGTAGATCAGGACTGAACGCTAGAAACAGAAAATAGATTTACATGAATTGAAATTACTGCAGTGATTAATGAACATAAAAAAAGCCAATCGAGTTTTTTACCCTTCCATGTACTTTTATGTACTCCTTCTCGAAGGCTCACCTTTTTAGGATTAAATTCTTGCAATTAGGGTAATGCCGTACATTAAAAGAATTTTGGGGTATACACATACATAGCTCGAAAATTCCATGCATGCGAAAATACCGTTTCGGTAACTTAAAAGGGGgcagagaaggaggatataGAAAATATTGGAACACAGAATATATATTGGTAGTAGAAAAGATTGGTTGATAATATTGGAACATGTAATATACACACAAAGCtaaattgaaaagatgcaaatatatataaaaGAGGATTGGAGAGCTAGAAAATGCAAATGCAAAgtaaggaagaaggaatgATAAACACGATCAATGAATGaccaaatcaaaaaagagacGACTCATTCCCGAGGTGAATTATGATTTGGGGGCCGATTTTCTATGGCTGGAGGAATTTgaaactttggaagagaagagagaggaCGGTGAGGAGGTGGTAATTGGGAGTTATCGAGTGCTCCGGCGTATGGCCTTGTCTGTTGATTATACAGATAATAGTACTGTAGACCGGGCAGACGAGAATCTGGTAATGGGGCATATCCATGCTGCAGCGGCAACAACGAGGAGCGTTGTCCCAGTGGAAAGACACCCAAGGGACCACTTGCTGGGAATGCTCTGCTTTGATGATATGGTGATGAAACCGGAGCATCCGTAGCTGAATTAGGAGGGGCATTCATAACAGACGAGATGGATGGCCCAGAAGTAGTAGAAGTAACTGAATGAGCGGAGGGAGCAGATGGTGTCAGGTTAGAAGTAAATGGTGGATACACTCTTCgcagagaagaagtttcgCTTGGTGGAGCAGGCATCGGCTGTATCGGAGGTAACTTAGGAAGCCTCTGTAGTTTATACTTTCgttgttcttcatctctgATATTTtgctcctcttctttctgtttcCTAAGTTTCTCCCTCTCAGCCTTCCTGCGTCTTTTCAGCTTTTCTCTCAATTCCTTGAATTCCGAGGgcattcttttctttccatgctTCTGAAGAACAATATGACAATTGAGATGGTTTAATGTACCATAAGCTTTAGTACAATTCGGATAGTTGCACTTGTACAAACGTTCCACCTCATGaaatttctttcttttccttttctgtgGCCTGAGTGACTCCTCTGCGAGCATACGTTCTCTCTGCTCCACCTGCATTCGCACTTGCATTCTTGGATCCATCGGTCCAGAAATAGGCCCCAcaggaagaaaaatcaTGGAATTTGGCATCACCTGAATTTGTGGACTTTGGAAATGTGCGGATATTTGTTCCTGGGCCCGAGTTTGAGTATTCGACTGGGCAAGAAGCTGAGTTCTTATCTGAGCCTCAGCTTGCATCCGTGCTCGTGCTTGTGTATCAGCTTCACCTTGAGACTGCGGCTGAATCATCCTCATGATTTGCCAATTTGGAGCTGAAGGTTGTTGATATTGTGTGATAGAAGGCACGGGAGGTAAATATCTCTTCACTGCATCGACATTCATAATCGGAAGAGGTACAGTAGGTGGTGGTAATCCTGTAAAATGCTGATCCTCCAGATTTTGAGGTGATTGGAAGTTTGAGCGGAAGTCTGAACCGGTTCCCGAACGTTGTGACTGTGTGTACGCAGAAGGATGACTTAGATTCGGCACCATGAGTGCCATTGATCGGACTCGGCAAAAGCTTTATGTTGCAATGATCCGGTAGGGAAATACACAGACCAACTGGTTGCCAAAtgaagacaagaaagagagtAGAAGAATAAACAAGTTGATGCTCTCAAAATCGATGAGAAAAGCcgaaaacaaaaaaaaacaaaaaacaCAGATTTATGAAGGAGAGCCACTTTATAAAATCCTATTGTAACAGTCAGCAAACGTAGGTGAGCCTGATAAAACCCCAATGAACTAGGCTATCTAGGCGAAACAAGATTGAGAAAACAAATAAGATAACATTATGTTCCGATATTCTATAGCGGCTGTCGCCATcatgtatatatatacgGAGTCggtcttttcttttggaGGTCCTGTACCTGACGGATGAATTCTAacattcttttctttttccctTCTCGCCCCCTTTCGAGTGCCCTACAAATTCAAGATTGGtcaattctttctcaatgCACGGTGTACTCTTTTTTGAGCGTCTCTTGACCAATGCAATATGCatatgtttctttttcttacATGATCTCACCTACCCACAAAGGTGCCCACCCTGCTCTCCGCcattttgttttttctgCGAGTGgtcttcttccatattctttcttttttggtgGTAAAAAAACTTGCGGCGCTCTTGCTGATTGTTTACCAGCAAGCCTCTACTGTAGTAATTAATGACAAAGAGCGGTATGCATATGCTGATTTCTCGATTCAACAAGGTACTACAAAGGCAACAGTTCCCAATATGCGACTAGCCTAACTGACAATATTACTAACTAGTAACGCTggttcaaaaaaaataggcCGTAGTAAGCCTTTCAAGTCTGAAACGACAGGATTAAATGGCGGATTGGCACTTGAAATAAGCTCATCACATTGTGAAATCTTAACGAGACTGGCGGCATGTAGATTATGAAGCATTGTTATTGTATAGGGTCCGAAACTGCGTCCGTATCATCTGGAACCTTGAGCGAAATATTATGCTGTTTTTGGCACAGTTTGGTGGTGTTATCTGAGTGTaaatttcttcttacccACCTCCCACCTTCATTTCCTTACAACTGTTACTCGCTTAATTAAATGCTGCATACGCGCGTTACAAAAAACAAATAATGGCGTCATTGTTTTTATCATTCCTTTTTCTAATCGCGTCTCACGTCTTGCAGGAAAGTGCATCACAAGGCGCGCATTCAATTCGACTGCATTGCAAGTGATGATGGGGTGCCCAATATGCTAAGCCCCACTAGCAACATAGCAAGGAAAGCTACcataaagaaaatagatGGCGAACTGGGCGACATCCCTATACATCGGAATAGCATATGCAGTAAGACATACTCATAGTTAGCTCGGGATGCCCTCGCAATTATCACAAATTTTTTCGTCATCACTCGGAAAACCGTTGGTGTGAATCACACACAACGATCTCATTTCTTATTAGTATTGCTCTGTAGGATGGTTAGTGATCTTTGTAGGTTCCGATAAATACTGAA is a window encoding:
- a CDS encoding uncharacterized protein (EggNog:ENOG41), translated to MPTIDPELLAPLFKISDILLKRPGKVSIDSIKRLSNIYGFETFTDTLALENNGKEGDVKNNLVYNLSSHSGSPINAREVGLLVDRLSLSGKILLIDIDFLEGIVNNVSISSAINLQPIDGEVYDFLEGWNGVEPVENILLSNLRCNTLDQFNKNLRILSQFDRLSLNPPNDLFNFFSQLTYNLVTVHKYQEKKLEEHQQDFTNDPSCALNGDEVTRNFNEGYFGLGKILLNQQTKIGLFLKIWEDNRFVNRYLDEKKGVKTREVLTPYFIHFKITENIRNDTGEDKDEDKETGGVSAVTITSAVGVETTPHSITNGVSATGDVSTVDTMDETPETTKSAESSGIKVRWFDNGDWLINANDTALNSNLNSLVLELCPSIWIPQDLLMEFGLQDYEVRTTDNDFFNNNQQDFDDLNLDKFYSRINKNHAIELRLESGKTIRVTYLIGCPMVKIFKITFGRLTKLCDLVNSLRNWCLLNSLMRNLLEHRAKDMEIEAISNAEENGTSIAEAIPSVVAGDTTTTTKTTVSSTTDDTSGEKEDLGEMVEDLRLDDVMKEYASLLDQDRTDDVSSENGSAPDLLSIEDLESDEIALIKGNDTMKIKDGMVYSKDKENVRMAEILTKTEQLVEIL